One genomic window of Parcubacteria group bacterium includes the following:
- the rpsJ gene encoding 30S ribosomal protein S10, with product MAEKKASPGEKPGGKQNAGEQNNAARQRIRIKIRAYDSKIIDQSTRTIIDTAERSGAEISGPIPLPTEKTKYTVNASTFVHKNSRDQYEMRVHKRLVDILDPTPKTVDSLMNLNLPSGVDIEIKM from the coding sequence ATGGCAGAAAAGAAGGCAAGCCCCGGCGAAAAACCCGGGGGCAAACAAAACGCAGGAGAGCAGAACAACGCGGCGCGCCAGCGGATCCGTATCAAAATCCGCGCGTACGACTCAAAGATCATTGACCAGTCCACGCGCACGATTATTGATACTGCGGAGCGGAGCGGCGCCGAGATTTCCGGCCCCATTCCTCTGCCGACGGAAAAAACCAAATACACGGTGAACGCTTCCACATTCGTGCACAAGAACAGCCGGGACCAGTACGAGATGCGCGTGCACAAGCGCTTGGTTGACATCCTGGATCCGACTCCCAAAACCGTTGATTCACTCATGAATCTCAACCTGCCCTCTGGGGTAGACATTGAAATCAAGATGTAG
- the rpsC gene encoding 30S ribosomal protein S3 gives MGQKIHPKNHRLGIIEDWQSKWFAPRNKFRATLKQDIQIRQFLSKKLKDARVDLIGVERSGKGPEIIVNISTAKPGMVIGRGGEGAETLKKELEQHLVLGSGKVKINIHEVRQSSLSAAVIAQNIAADLERRIAYRRACKQSLENVKKAGAKGVKIRVKGRLNGAEIARNETIGWGSVPLHTLRANIDYAQATAATTYGAIGVTVWIYKGEVLAPEDKAAASGGTDTILRQIKKITDKKAESESGLESESLEPESEE, from the coding sequence ATGGGACAAAAGATTCATCCGAAAAATCATCGCCTGGGCATCATTGAGGACTGGCAGTCCAAGTGGTTTGCGCCGCGCAATAAGTTCAGGGCTACCCTGAAACAGGACATCCAGATCCGGCAATTTTTGTCCAAAAAGCTTAAGGATGCGCGCGTTGACCTGATCGGCGTGGAGCGGAGCGGCAAGGGTCCCGAGATCATTGTCAACATCTCTACCGCCAAGCCGGGCATGGTGATAGGCCGCGGGGGAGAGGGCGCGGAAACGCTCAAAAAAGAGCTTGAACAGCACCTGGTGCTTGGATCGGGCAAGGTAAAAATCAACATCCACGAGGTGCGCCAGAGTTCTCTTTCGGCCGCGGTCATCGCGCAAAACATCGCCGCTGACCTTGAGCGCCGCATCGCATACCGCAGAGCGTGCAAGCAGTCCTTGGAGAACGTAAAGAAAGCGGGCGCAAAAGGCGTCAAGATCCGCGTGAAAGGCCGTTTGAACGGGGCGGAAATTGCGCGCAACGAAACCATCGGCTGGGGGTCTGTTCCGCTGCACACCCTGCGCGCAAACATTGATTACGCCCAGGCCACGGCAGCCACCACCTATGGGGCCATCGGCGTTACCGTATGGATATACAAAGGCGAGGTGCTCGCTCCCGAAGACAAGGCCGCCGCAAGCGGGGGCACGGATACCATTTTAAGGCAAATCAAGAAGATAACCGATAAGAAGGCTGAATCAGAATCGGGATTAGAATCAGAATCATTAGAGCCAGAATCAGAGGAATAA
- the tuf gene encoding elongation factor Tu: MADKFDRSKPHVNVGTIGHVDHGKTTLTAAILKVQHARGLAASEKSVDQIDNSPEERERGITIATSHVEYQTEKRHYAHVDCPGHADYVKNMITGAAQMDGAILVVSATDGPMPQTREHILLARQVGVPYIIVFINKVDQVSDPELVDLVEEEIRDLLKKYEFPGAETPIIRGSALKALENSSDEAATKPIVDLLAALDEKIPEPVRDIEKPFLMPIEDIFSIEGRGTVVTGRIERGMVKVNEEVEIVGIHETQKTVVTGIEMFNKQLDEGRAGDNAGLLLRGTKKEDVERGQVLAKPGSITPHTEFDTEIYVLSKEEGGRHTPFFKGYKPQFYIGTTDVTGEIELPEGTEMVMPGDTISLKVKLGAPIALEEQQRFAIREGGKTVGAGVVTKINK, from the coding sequence ATGGCAGACAAATTTGACCGATCCAAGCCGCACGTCAACGTCGGCACCATTGGGCACGTTGACCACGGCAAAACCACCCTCACCGCGGCTATCCTTAAGGTGCAGCACGCCCGCGGCTTAGCCGCGTCCGAGAAGAGCGTTGACCAGATTGACAACTCTCCGGAAGAGCGCGAGCGCGGCATTACCATTGCAACGTCGCACGTTGAGTACCAGACCGAAAAGCGCCACTACGCGCACGTTGACTGTCCCGGGCACGCGGACTACGTCAAGAACATGATCACTGGCGCGGCACAGATGGACGGCGCCATTTTAGTGGTGTCCGCGACAGACGGCCCCATGCCCCAGACCCGCGAGCACATTCTGCTCGCGCGCCAGGTCGGTGTGCCGTACATCATTGTATTCATCAACAAAGTTGACCAGGTGAGCGATCCGGAGCTCGTTGATTTGGTTGAAGAGGAGATCCGCGATTTGCTCAAGAAGTACGAGTTCCCGGGCGCTGAAACTCCGATCATCCGCGGCAGCGCCCTGAAAGCGCTGGAGAACTCAAGCGACGAGGCGGCCACCAAGCCGATTGTTGACTTGCTTGCCGCGCTTGACGAAAAGATCCCCGAACCGGTCCGGGACATTGAAAAGCCGTTCTTGATGCCCATTGAAGACATCTTTTCCATTGAAGGCCGCGGCACCGTGGTAACGGGCCGCATTGAGCGCGGCATGGTCAAGGTCAACGAGGAAGTTGAAATCGTGGGCATCCACGAGACGCAGAAGACCGTGGTGACGGGAATTGAAATGTTCAACAAGCAGCTGGATGAGGGCCGCGCCGGCGACAATGCGGGCCTGCTCCTGCGCGGCACCAAGAAAGAAGATGTTGAGCGCGGGCAGGTGCTGGCCAAGCCGGGTTCCATTACTCCGCACACCGAGTTTGACACCGAGATTTACGTGCTGTCCAAAGAGGAAGGCGGCCGCCACACCCCGTTCTTCAAGGGCTACAAGCCGCAGTTCTATATTGGCACCACGGACGTGACCGGCGAGATTGAGCTTCCGGAAGGCACGGAAATGGTGATGCCCGGAGACACGATTTCACTCAAGGTCAAGCTTGGCGCCCCGATTGCGCTGGAAGAGCAGCAGCGCTTTGCCATCCGCGAGGGCGGCAAGACTGTTGGCGCCGGAGTGGTTACCAAGATCAACAAGTAA
- a CDS encoding type Z 30S ribosomal protein S14, with the protein MARTALKVKASRSPKFSTRKIRRCWKCGRNRGYMRDFDLCRICFRELARNGEIPGVRKSSW; encoded by the coding sequence ATGGCACGAACCGCATTAAAAGTAAAAGCATCCCGCTCCCCGAAGTTTTCCACCCGGAAGATTCGGAGGTGTTGGAAGTGCGGCAGGAACCGGGGGTACATGCGTGATTTTGACCTCTGCCGGATCTGCTTCCGCGAGCTTGCGCGGAACGGAGAGATCCCTGGTGTGCGCAAATCAAGCTGGTAG
- the rplC gene encoding 50S ribosomal protein L3, whose product MMKLFIGRKLNMTQAYDEHGDVVPITRIQVGNAVVTQVKDKKRDGYSAVQLGFNEGPKHTSKPVAGHVAGRVERPVLREMRTGGAEAFEAGQSYDLSNFSVGEKVAVAGISKGRGFAGVVKRHHFAGSPKTHGHKHDLRAPGSIGSTDAQRVFPGKRMAGRMGGTRVSVTNLEIAGIDLVSGILSIRGAVPGSRNGLVEIRAQGEMKPPARAEKSVPKEAPVSEEPKQ is encoded by the coding sequence ATTATGAAGCTTTTCATCGGCAGAAAACTCAACATGACTCAAGCGTACGACGAGCACGGAGACGTGGTCCCGATTACCAGGATTCAAGTGGGTAACGCGGTCGTGACCCAGGTCAAGGATAAAAAGCGGGATGGCTATTCCGCGGTTCAGCTTGGGTTTAATGAGGGCCCAAAGCACACGAGCAAGCCAGTTGCCGGGCACGTTGCGGGCCGTGTTGAGCGGCCTGTGCTGCGCGAGATGCGCACTGGCGGCGCCGAGGCGTTTGAGGCTGGGCAGTCCTATGACCTTTCAAATTTTTCAGTAGGAGAGAAAGTGGCGGTTGCGGGAATTTCTAAAGGCCGCGGCTTTGCGGGCGTGGTCAAGCGCCACCATTTTGCAGGCTCCCCGAAAACGCACGGCCACAAGCACGACTTGCGCGCCCCGGGCTCCATCGGCTCAACAGACGCGCAGCGCGTGTTTCCGGGCAAGCGCATGGCGGGCCGCATGGGGGGTACGCGCGTTTCAGTCACCAACCTTGAGATTGCGGGCATTGACTTGGTATCCGGCATCCTCTCCATCCGCGGCGCGGTCCCGGGTTCGCGGAACGGCTTGGTTGAGATCCGGGCCCAGGGCGAGATGAAGCCTCCCGCGCGAGCCGAGAAGAGCGTTCCAAAAGAAGCGCCAGTTTCAGAGGAGCCCAAACAGTAA
- the rplP gene encoding 50S ribosomal protein L16, with amino-acid sequence MLVPRKVKYRKSQKRRLRGAAVRKIELSFGSYGLRAVTSAWVSSRQIEAARRAMTRYVARGGKIWIRIFPDKPVTAKGAEVPMGAGKGAVDRYVSPVKRGTVLFEMDGVSREIAQKAMILASHKLPLRTRFVEAEE; translated from the coding sequence ATGTTGGTGCCAAGAAAGGTAAAATACCGAAAATCCCAGAAACGCAGGCTACGCGGGGCTGCGGTGCGCAAGATTGAGCTCTCGTTCGGTTCGTACGGGTTGCGAGCGGTTACGTCTGCATGGGTTTCCAGCCGGCAGATTGAGGCTGCCCGCCGCGCCATGACGCGCTACGTTGCCCGCGGCGGAAAAATTTGGATCAGGATTTTCCCGGATAAGCCGGTTACCGCAAAGGGGGCCGAGGTGCCCATGGGCGCGGGCAAGGGCGCGGTTGACCGCTACGTTTCTCCGGTTAAGCGCGGCACCGTGCTGTTTGAAATGGATGGAGTGAGCCGCGAAATCGCGCAAAAGGCCATGATCCTCGCTTCCCACAAGCTTCCTCTCCGGACCCGATTTGTTGAGGCAGAAGAATAA
- a CDS encoding 50S ribosomal protein L24, with protein sequence MKIKKGDTIKVIAGKDRGKSGKVLQVLPALNRVSVLGVNVLTKHLRSNKRGVAGQKIEFSSPIEASNVMLVCPQCGKATRVGASARTTSTASPAAKMRACKKCKAAL encoded by the coding sequence ATGAAGATCAAGAAAGGCGATACTATTAAAGTGATTGCAGGCAAAGACCGCGGGAAGTCGGGAAAAGTTCTGCAGGTTCTGCCCGCGCTCAACCGCGTGTCGGTTCTTGGCGTTAACGTGCTCACCAAGCACTTGCGTTCCAATAAGCGCGGGGTAGCGGGCCAGAAGATTGAATTTTCTTCCCCGATTGAAGCGTCAAACGTCATGCTCGTGTGCCCGCAGTGCGGAAAAGCCACCCGTGTCGGGGCGAGCGCCCGAACTACTTCAACCGCATCGCCCGCGGCAAAAATGCGCGCGTGCAAAAAGTGCAAAGCAGCCCTGTAA
- the rpsQ gene encoding 30S ribosomal protein S17 has translation MEETTQKITRKRRLNGIVASTKMQHTVVVVVNRVKTHPQYHKRYTTSKHYICDWRGAVLAAGTLVTIEETRPLSKTKRWRVIAKEGSTL, from the coding sequence ATGGAAGAGACTACGCAAAAGATTACCCGCAAACGCCGCCTGAACGGAATTGTTGCATCCACCAAGATGCAGCATACGGTTGTCGTCGTCGTGAACCGCGTGAAAACCCATCCCCAGTACCATAAGCGCTACACCACAAGCAAGCACTACATCTGCGACTGGCGGGGCGCGGTGCTCGCGGCCGGTACCCTGGTCACCATAGAAGAGACCAGGCCCCTGTCCAAGACAAAGCGCTGGCGCGTTATTGCAAAGGAAGGGAGTACCTTATGA
- the rplN gene encoding 50S ribosomal protein L14, which produces MIQFMTMAHSADNTGAKKLRCITVLGGNRKRYARIGDVMTLVVKEAQPHSMVKKGDVVTGVLVRSKKELRRADGSYVRFDENAVVILADKKSKEPRGTRIFGPVARELRQKGFTKIISLAPEVL; this is translated from the coding sequence ATGATCCAGTTTATGACCATGGCGCATTCAGCGGACAATACCGGCGCGAAAAAGCTCCGGTGTATCACCGTGCTCGGCGGAAACCGCAAGCGGTACGCCCGCATCGGGGATGTCATGACCTTGGTGGTTAAAGAAGCGCAGCCCCACTCAATGGTAAAAAAGGGCGACGTGGTGACCGGGGTCCTGGTCCGCAGCAAAAAAGAACTCCGCCGGGCTGACGGATCGTACGTTCGGTTTGATGAAAACGCGGTCGTGATTTTGGCGGATAAGAAATCAAAAGAGCCGCGGGGCACCCGCATTTTCGGGCCGGTCGCGCGGGAATTGCGCCAAAAAGGGTTTACTAAAATTATTTCACTGGCGCCGGAAGTGCTTTAG
- a CDS encoding 50S ribosomal protein L18 translates to MHATKKQLNATRRARRVRSRLGGRSARIRVSLALSASGMFVQFIDDAKGTTLVSGRDKGFSGTKTERASLLGEALGKKALAEGIKQAALDRGSKKYHGRVKAFTEALRAAGVIV, encoded by the coding sequence ATGCACGCGACTAAAAAACAACTGAACGCCACGCGCCGCGCCCGCCGCGTCCGCAGCCGTTTGGGCGGCCGGAGCGCGCGCATCCGCGTTTCGCTTGCGCTTTCCGCGTCCGGCATGTTTGTCCAGTTTATTGACGATGCAAAAGGCACAACCCTCGTTTCCGGCCGCGATAAAGGCTTTTCGGGAACCAAAACCGAGCGCGCTTCTCTCTTGGGAGAGGCGCTGGGCAAAAAAGCCCTTGCCGAGGGAATCAAACAGGCAGCGCTTGACCGCGGCAGCAAAAAGTACCACGGCCGCGTGAAAGCGTTTACCGAGGCACTGCGCGCGGCAGGAGTAATTGTATAA
- the rpsS gene encoding 30S ribosomal protein S19 → MGRSAKKGPYIDERLIKKVLAAADKKAVIITWARRATITPDMVGRTFGVHNGRAHVPVVVVENMVGHKLGEFSPTRKFTKHGGRMQKEQEQAAAQKAAPAPAAKA, encoded by the coding sequence ATGGGAAGAAGCGCAAAAAAGGGGCCATACATAGATGAACGCCTCATAAAGAAAGTACTCGCAGCAGCCGACAAAAAGGCGGTTATTATCACCTGGGCGCGGCGGGCGACCATTACCCCGGACATGGTGGGCCGCACCTTTGGGGTGCACAACGGCAGAGCGCACGTTCCGGTTGTCGTGGTTGAGAACATGGTCGGCCATAAGCTGGGCGAGTTTTCACCCACGCGCAAGTTTACCAAACACGGCGGCCGCATGCAGAAAGAGCAGGAACAAGCTGCCGCACAGAAGGCGGCCCCGGCTCCCGCAGCAAAAGCGTAA
- the rplE gene encoding 50S ribosomal protein L5: MFTSIAATYQKSVLPNRKELFGAHNIHAAPRIEKVVINSRVSRGGAVDEAKIMDTLSRITGQRAIATRARLSISNFKIREGQVVGGKVTLRGTRAIDFLDRLLHVTLPRVRDFSGLSTKGFDGHGNFTVGFSEHNVFPEVAGDDIAKLHGIEITVVTSAANDHDGLTLLKALGFPFKK, translated from the coding sequence ATGTTCACCTCCATTGCCGCAACCTACCAAAAGAGCGTGCTTCCCAACCGGAAAGAGCTGTTTGGCGCGCACAACATCCACGCCGCTCCGCGCATTGAGAAAGTGGTGATAAACAGCCGTGTCTCGAGGGGTGGGGCGGTTGACGAAGCAAAGATTATGGACACGCTCTCGCGCATCACGGGCCAGCGCGCCATTGCCACGCGGGCCCGGCTCTCCATTTCAAATTTTAAAATCAGGGAAGGCCAGGTGGTGGGAGGGAAGGTCACGCTGCGCGGCACGCGCGCCATTGATTTCTTGGACCGCCTTCTCCACGTGACCTTGCCGCGCGTGCGCGATTTCAGCGGGCTCTCCACCAAGGGGTTTGACGGGCACGGGAACTTCACCGTTGGGTTTTCCGAGCACAACGTGTTTCCGGAGGTTGCCGGGGATGATATCGCAAAGCTGCACGGAATTGAAATTACAGTGGTCACGAGCGCCGCAAACGACCACGACGGGCTTACCCTCCTTAAGGCGCTCGGATTTCCATTCAAAAAGTAA
- the rplD gene encoding 50S ribosomal protein L4 — protein MATVNVYNISGAHAGTMELPDAVFGTEANKALLYQAARVATINKRKPLAQTKDRSEVRGGGKKPWAQKGTGRARHGSIRSPLWKGGGVTFGPRIESITKRAIPSKMRKKALCAVFSDRVRENKFFVVEGFDALGAPSTKTMSSFFKTLKLASKKVLFISDAGFEKAILSLRNLPRAKSIRLENINILDLLSYGTVMVGRGSVEKLIKQLS, from the coding sequence ATGGCAACGGTCAACGTGTACAATATAAGCGGAGCGCACGCCGGAACCATGGAGCTTCCTGATGCCGTATTCGGCACGGAGGCGAACAAGGCGCTTTTGTACCAGGCAGCGCGCGTTGCGACCATCAATAAGCGGAAACCCCTCGCGCAGACAAAGGACCGGAGCGAAGTGCGGGGCGGCGGCAAAAAGCCCTGGGCGCAGAAAGGAACCGGCCGGGCGCGCCACGGCTCCATCCGTTCGCCGCTGTGGAAAGGCGGGGGCGTGACGTTCGGGCCGCGCATTGAGTCCATTACCAAGCGGGCCATTCCCTCAAAGATGCGCAAAAAAGCGCTGTGCGCCGTATTTTCAGACCGCGTGCGGGAGAATAAATTTTTTGTGGTTGAAGGTTTTGACGCGCTGGGAGCGCCTTCCACAAAAACAATGTCTTCGTTTTTCAAAACACTCAAGCTCGCATCCAAAAAAGTGCTTTTCATTTCTGACGCGGGGTTTGAGAAGGCCATACTCTCCCTGCGCAACCTTCCGCGCGCCAAGTCAATCAGGCTTGAGAATATAAACATTCTGGATCTGCTCTCGTACGGGACTGTCATGGTGGGCAGGGGATCTGTGGAAAAGCTTATCAAGCAGCTCTCATAG
- the rplB gene encoding 50S ribosomal protein L2 yields MPLKRYKPTTPSRRHSSVLKHAQEGIQKPERSLLARRAIHAGRNASGRITVRHKGGGHKRKYRMVDFVNPVTERPGTVVGIQYDPNRSAAIALLEYEDKSRAYTLAVDKLAVGDQLTASRGKQLEIKPGNRMALRYIPAGITICNIELSPERAATIARSAGSSATVLSTEGNRVQIKMPSGEVRIFSGDCLATIGQVGNSEWNLVRLGKAGRMRHRGVRPRVRGKAMNVVDHPHGGGEGRSPIGMKRAKTAWGKPARGVPTRKKHKASNAVIIRRRKK; encoded by the coding sequence ATGCCACTTAAGCGTTACAAACCAACTACTCCGAGCAGGCGCCACTCAAGCGTTTTGAAGCACGCGCAGGAAGGCATACAAAAGCCGGAACGCAGCCTGCTTGCGAGGCGGGCCATCCACGCCGGCCGCAATGCGAGCGGGCGCATCACGGTGCGCCACAAAGGAGGGGGCCACAAGCGCAAGTACCGCATGGTTGATTTTGTGAACCCCGTTACCGAGCGTCCGGGAACCGTGGTGGGCATCCAGTACGATCCCAACCGGAGCGCGGCCATTGCCCTCCTTGAGTACGAAGACAAATCCCGGGCGTATACGCTTGCCGTGGATAAGCTCGCCGTCGGCGACCAGCTCACGGCGAGCCGCGGCAAACAGCTTGAAATCAAACCCGGCAACCGTATGGCCTTGCGCTATATTCCGGCAGGCATTACTATCTGCAACATAGAGCTCTCTCCCGAGCGCGCCGCGACCATAGCGCGTTCGGCCGGCTCAAGCGCCACCGTGCTCTCCACGGAAGGCAACCGCGTGCAGATTAAAATGCCGAGCGGAGAGGTGCGCATATTCAGCGGCGACTGCCTTGCGACCATCGGCCAGGTGGGCAACAGCGAGTGGAATCTGGTGCGGCTCGGCAAAGCGGGCAGAATGCGCCACCGCGGCGTGCGGCCGCGGGTGCGCGGAAAAGCCATGAACGTCGTGGACCACCCGCACGGCGGCGGAGAAGGCCGCTCGCCGATCGGTATGAAGCGCGCCAAGACCGCGTGGGGCAAGCCGGCCCGCGGCGTGCCAACGCGCAAGAAGCACAAGGCGAGCAACGCGGTTATCATACGCAGACGCAAGAAATAA
- the rpmC gene encoding 50S ribosomal protein L29, which produces MKWAELKNKPKEELLHDLSETRARLVDMRFKAHAGSLKQVHLIRQAKSDASRILTRLSQLVHTDGSPHTPEVPKE; this is translated from the coding sequence ATGAAGTGGGCCGAACTAAAGAACAAGCCAAAAGAAGAGCTTCTCCATGATTTGTCCGAAACACGGGCGCGATTGGTTGATATGCGCTTTAAGGCGCACGCCGGCAGCCTCAAGCAGGTGCACCTGATTCGGCAAGCGAAGAGCGATGCAAGCCGCATCTTGACACGGCTCTCCCAATTAGTGCATACTGATGGTTCGCCGCATACTCCCGAGGTGCCGAAAGAATAA
- the rplF gene encoding 50S ribosomal protein L6 has translation MSRIGKQPIVLPPGVTSALHRDSVTVAGPRGTLSVALPPKAKVEEREGALHVSVPNPEDGRQAAFWGLARSLVANAVTGVTDGYEKKLEVNGIGFKVQLKGNLLVLNVGFSHPVEFEIPEGIQARVEGNAITLSGIHKELLGETAASIRKIKKPEPYKGKGIKYADEVIRRKEGKVMKGSEG, from the coding sequence ATGTCAAGAATCGGCAAACAACCCATTGTACTGCCCCCGGGCGTGACCAGCGCCCTGCACCGCGATTCGGTTACCGTCGCGGGCCCCAGAGGCACGCTCTCGGTAGCGCTTCCGCCCAAGGCAAAAGTAGAAGAGCGGGAGGGCGCCTTGCACGTTTCGGTTCCCAATCCCGAGGACGGCCGCCAAGCCGCGTTTTGGGGGCTTGCGCGCAGCCTGGTTGCGAACGCCGTTACCGGAGTTACGGATGGGTACGAGAAAAAACTTGAGGTGAACGGAATTGGGTTTAAGGTCCAGCTTAAAGGGAACCTCTTGGTGTTGAACGTGGGGTTTTCCCACCCGGTTGAGTTTGAGATTCCGGAAGGCATCCAGGCGCGAGTGGAAGGCAATGCGATTACGCTTTCCGGCATCCACAAGGAACTTCTGGGCGAGACAGCCGCCAGCATCAGAAAAATTAAAAAACCCGAGCCGTACAAAGGCAAGGGCATTAAGTACGCAGACGAAGTCATCCGCCGCAAGGAGGGCAAGGTGATGAAGGGATCAGAAGGATAA
- a CDS encoding 50S ribosomal protein L23, whose translation MKNPFAESDTKAPRKSAQKEAEAQQKVQAAREEPKLPKKTARPHAPAVKPGHEKSGHEKTNFEAGFGIIVKPLVSEKTAAAGSHDTYAFSVHPGANKIEIKKAFTKMYGVRPESIQIANVGARATYFRRIPGAKSAWKKAYIRVPKGSTIAVYEGV comes from the coding sequence TTGAAAAATCCATTCGCAGAAAGCGATACCAAAGCGCCCCGCAAATCGGCGCAGAAAGAGGCGGAAGCCCAGCAGAAAGTGCAGGCAGCCCGCGAGGAGCCCAAGCTTCCGAAGAAAACAGCCCGGCCCCATGCACCTGCGGTCAAACCAGGCCATGAAAAATCCGGCCATGAAAAGACGAATTTTGAAGCGGGTTTTGGCATCATAGTAAAGCCTCTTGTTTCCGAGAAAACAGCCGCCGCAGGCTCGCACGATACCTATGCGTTTTCAGTGCACCCAGGCGCCAATAAGATTGAGATCAAGAAAGCGTTTACCAAGATGTACGGCGTTCGCCCGGAAAGCATCCAGATTGCGAACGTAGGAGCGCGCGCCACGTACTTTCGGAGGATCCCGGGCGCCAAATCAGCGTGGAAAAAAGCATACATCCGCGTTCCAAAGGGAAGCACCATAGCAGTCTACGAGGGAGTGTAA
- the rpsH gene encoding 30S ribosomal protein S8 yields the protein MTDPIADMLTRIRNATRARHEAVVVPFSKLKFRLAQLLSREKYVGAVTEAADSAGKPAISISLAYDKEGKSALERLVRISKPGLRVYAQSDKLPVVLSGYGIAIISTPRGLMTSREAKRAGLGGEVLCEIY from the coding sequence ATGACTGATCCAATCGCAGACATGTTAACCCGAATACGGAACGCAACGCGCGCCCGGCACGAGGCCGTGGTTGTTCCGTTTTCCAAGCTCAAGTTCAGGTTGGCGCAGCTGCTCTCGCGCGAAAAGTACGTTGGCGCGGTTACCGAGGCCGCGGATAGCGCCGGCAAGCCAGCCATCAGCATCAGCCTTGCGTACGATAAGGAAGGAAAATCCGCGCTTGAGCGCTTGGTCCGCATAAGCAAACCCGGACTTCGGGTGTACGCACAGTCCGACAAACTGCCCGTGGTGCTCTCCGGGTACGGCATTGCAATCATTTCCACTCCCCGGGGGCTTATGACCAGCAGAGAAGCCAAGCGGGCCGGTCTCGGCGGAGAAGTGTTGTGCGAGATTTACTAA
- the rplV gene encoding 50S ribosomal protein L22, with product MAEVKAQAKFQRIAPRKVRLVVGLLKNLSIAEAQNQLKSLPKRSAGTVLKVLNSAVANAKNNNKMNVDDLVVTRAFVDGGPTLKRWMPRAFGRASQIMKRTSHITIMVGEKKKLK from the coding sequence ATGGCAGAAGTTAAAGCACAAGCAAAGTTCCAGCGAATTGCTCCCCGCAAGGTAAGGCTCGTGGTTGGCTTGCTTAAAAATTTGAGCATTGCCGAAGCCCAAAACCAGCTTAAGTCACTCCCGAAGCGCAGCGCCGGTACGGTGCTCAAGGTGTTGAACAGCGCAGTCGCCAATGCCAAAAATAACAATAAGATGAATGTTGATGATTTAGTGGTCACCCGGGCATTTGTTGATGGGGGGCCTACCTTGAAGCGGTGGATGCCGCGCGCGTTCGGCAGAGCGAGCCAGATTATGAAGCGCACGAGCCACATCACCATTATGGTGGGAGAGAAGAAAAAATTGAAGTAA